In a single window of the Pelagibacterium sp. 26DY04 genome:
- a CDS encoding alpha/beta fold hydrolase translates to MIRKFTAALAGALMATTAAGAIAQEATSTGGEAGPIHLRDMGNFYVGAEYSEPDAEGNVFVKNQMHVEFYLPEESQHELPLILVHGGGGQASDWYFTPDGRDGWRDYFLNAGFDLYIVDRPGYGRSPASPEYGEGNLTAVPSGLIARLAAASNWPEGEVSAESESILNWIVASSTTPYAGNEVAAQGIAELLEQVGPAVLLLHSAGGVSGFWAADMQPDNVAGIIAFEASGSDMLSIAEGLTFEPALADGFEPVQNGDGCDVQADDSVSTLTNFADIPVVLIGAPESFLAERLPCQLAAMQQAGIDATLVDFGELGAPGTGHFAMAETNNADSAQVMIDLAADMADGE, encoded by the coding sequence ATGATCCGCAAATTCACGGCCGCCCTGGCCGGCGCCCTGATGGCGACGACCGCCGCCGGCGCCATCGCTCAGGAGGCAACCTCGACCGGAGGGGAAGCCGGACCTATCCATTTGCGAGACATGGGAAATTTCTATGTCGGCGCCGAGTATTCCGAGCCTGATGCCGAAGGTAATGTGTTCGTCAAAAACCAGATGCACGTCGAGTTCTACCTGCCCGAGGAATCGCAGCACGAGCTGCCGCTCATCCTCGTTCACGGCGGTGGCGGGCAGGCTTCCGACTGGTATTTCACGCCCGATGGCCGCGACGGCTGGCGCGATTATTTCCTCAATGCCGGCTTCGATCTCTACATCGTCGATCGCCCCGGCTACGGCCGTTCTCCGGCATCCCCGGAATATGGCGAAGGCAATCTAACCGCCGTTCCCAGCGGGCTTATCGCGCGCCTCGCCGCAGCCAGCAACTGGCCCGAGGGCGAGGTAAGCGCGGAAAGCGAAAGCATCCTCAACTGGATCGTCGCTTCCTCAACCACGCCTTACGCAGGCAATGAAGTGGCCGCCCAAGGCATTGCCGAACTGCTTGAGCAAGTCGGCCCGGCCGTCCTGCTTCTACATTCGGCGGGCGGGGTCAGCGGCTTCTGGGCTGCCGACATGCAGCCGGATAACGTCGCTGGCATCATCGCGTTCGAGGCCAGCGGCTCGGATATGCTCAGCATCGCCGAAGGCCTCACCTTCGAACCCGCGCTGGCCGACGGCTTCGAGCCTGTGCAAAATGGCGATGGCTGTGACGTTCAGGCGGATGATTCCGTCAGCACCCTCACCAATTTCGCCGACATTCCAGTGGTCCTGATCGGGGCGCCGGAGAGCTTTTTGGCCGAACGCCTCCCCTGCCAACTTGCAGCCATGCAGCAAGCTGGGATCGATGCCACTCTCGTCGATTTCGGTGAACTCGGCGCTCCAGGCACCGGCCATTTCGCCATGGCCGAAACCAACAACGCCGATTCAGCCCAGGTCATGATCGATCTCGCCGCCGACATGGCTGACGGAGAATAA
- a CDS encoding IclR family transcriptional regulator C-terminal domain-containing protein: protein MDDIEKRSGTVQSVDRAMAILEVLGEDEEGCRLTDIARRTGLSVSTVHRLLTTLEQRRFVQFDRSDGMWHVGRGAFAVGSAFTRQRNFVAPALPILRRLRDQTRETANLGVVDDGEVVVLTQVESREIMRAITRVGGRAPMANSGMGKAILASYADADIDALINRQGLRKATGKSITSVAVLRDEIAAIREKGFAFDDEEFVTGLRCVASVVYGPQAEPLCAISISGLSVRVTDDRVEALGKLVAEAARELTVSLGGRAPER from the coding sequence ATGGACGACATCGAGAAGCGCTCAGGCACGGTTCAGTCCGTGGACCGAGCTATGGCCATCCTCGAAGTGCTCGGGGAAGACGAAGAGGGCTGTAGGCTGACCGACATCGCCCGGCGCACCGGACTTTCGGTGTCGACGGTCCATCGCCTGCTCACGACGCTCGAGCAACGCCGCTTCGTTCAGTTCGATCGCAGCGATGGCATGTGGCATGTGGGACGCGGCGCATTCGCGGTGGGCTCGGCCTTCACACGCCAGCGCAATTTCGTCGCCCCGGCGTTGCCCATCCTGCGCCGCCTGCGCGACCAGACACGGGAGACCGCCAATCTGGGTGTCGTCGATGACGGCGAGGTTGTTGTGCTCACGCAGGTGGAAAGCCGTGAGATCATGCGCGCCATCACCCGCGTAGGGGGCAGGGCGCCGATGGCCAATTCCGGCATGGGCAAGGCGATTCTGGCATCTTACGCCGACGCGGATATCGACGCGCTCATCAACCGACAGGGGTTGCGGAAGGCGACCGGAAAATCGATCACCAGCGTTGCCGTGCTCAGGGACGAGATCGCCGCCATCCGTGAAAAAGGGTTCGCCTTCGACGACGAGGAATTCGTCACCGGGCTGCGCTGTGTCGCTTCGGTCGTCTATGGACCTCAGGCAGAACCGCTTTGCGCGATCTCCATATCGGGGCTGTCGGTTCGTGTGACCGACGATCGGGTGGAGGCGTTGGGAAAGCTCGTCGCCGAGGCAGCTCGCGAGTTGACGGTGTCGCTCGGGGGCAGAGCCCCCGAGCGCTAG
- a CDS encoding antibiotic biosynthesis monooxygenase, protein MPQTFIDTKRQVLTVIVVVMVDPFRQDDFLKRLEKMIGTFTRHQPGFVSSAVHASEDGGMVINYSQWSHRASFHAFRDHPEGERHIAELRQICDSMDARVMPPRFIV, encoded by the coding sequence ATGCCTCAAACGTTCATCGATACAAAACGGCAAGTGCTGACCGTCATCGTGGTCGTGATGGTCGATCCTTTCCGGCAGGACGATTTCCTTAAGCGGCTGGAGAAGATGATCGGAACCTTCACGCGTCACCAGCCAGGGTTCGTGTCGAGCGCCGTCCACGCCTCGGAGGATGGAGGGATGGTGATCAATTATTCCCAGTGGAGCCACCGCGCGAGCTTTCACGCATTCCGCGACCATCCCGAGGGGGAGCGGCATATCGCGGAGCTGCGGCAAATCTGCGACAGCATGGACGCGCGCGTCATGCCGCCGCGTTTCATCGTCTAG
- a CDS encoding calcium:proton antiporter, with product MLASARQEIILVPAVLAGIAAFAFEHQILGVGPTGSLMGAAVLIAAIIAVSVRVAHHAEVLAAKVGDPYGSMILTISAVLVEVIILTILMTSSSSPTLARDTIFSAVMLDINGILGLAALLGGWKFGEQPYNDDSGKTYGVMILTAMGISMVIPEFVPADKWHYYSIFTICAMVTLYWVFLRNQIGAHSYFFNYSYPEKKRRGDHALADQPFGTSVVFLVLGIVIIGFLAEVMSQFLTGGLEAVGAPLALAALVVATMSAAPEILTALRAALANRMQVVINIALGASLSTVILTVPVIEGIALFTGQPIIMAMTPVQTMMVFITLIVAAINLNDGETNAIEGMTHFVLFATFLALSFLGITGG from the coding sequence CTGCTTGCCAGCGCGCGGCAGGAAATCATCCTCGTTCCCGCGGTTCTGGCCGGAATCGCGGCTTTTGCGTTCGAACACCAGATTTTAGGGGTCGGACCGACCGGCTCGCTTATGGGTGCGGCGGTTCTCATCGCCGCGATCATTGCGGTCTCAGTGCGGGTGGCCCATCACGCCGAGGTGCTGGCCGCCAAGGTGGGAGATCCCTATGGCTCGATGATCCTTACGATCTCGGCCGTCCTTGTCGAGGTGATCATCCTTACCATCCTCATGACATCGAGTTCGTCGCCGACTCTGGCGCGCGATACGATCTTTTCGGCGGTGATGCTCGACATCAACGGCATTCTGGGGCTGGCGGCGCTTTTGGGCGGATGGAAGTTCGGCGAACAGCCCTACAATGACGATTCAGGCAAAACCTATGGCGTGATGATCTTGACGGCGATGGGGATTTCGATGGTGATCCCCGAATTCGTGCCGGCGGATAAATGGCATTACTACTCGATTTTCACGATCTGCGCGATGGTTACGCTCTACTGGGTGTTCCTGCGCAACCAGATCGGTGCCCACAGCTATTTCTTCAACTACAGCTATCCCGAGAAAAAGCGCCGGGGCGACCATGCCCTGGCCGACCAGCCGTTCGGCACCTCGGTGGTGTTTCTGGTGCTGGGGATCGTCATCATCGGCTTTCTGGCCGAGGTGATGTCGCAATTTCTCACCGGAGGGCTCGAAGCGGTCGGAGCGCCCCTGGCCCTTGCCGCGCTGGTGGTCGCCACCATGTCGGCGGCGCCGGAAATCCTCACCGCCCTGCGCGCCGCGCTGGCCAACCGCATGCAGGTGGTGATCAATATCGCGCTCGGCGCATCGCTTTCGACGGTGATCCTTACAGTGCCGGTTATCGAGGGCATCGCGCTCTTTACCGGCCAGCCGATCATCATGGCGATGACGCCGGTTCAGACCATGATGGTGTTCATCACCCTGATCGTCGCGGCCATCAACCTCAATGATGGGGAGACCAATGCCATCGAGGGCATGACCCATTTCGTGCTGTTCGCCACGTTCCTGGCACTTTCGTTCCTGGGGATCACCGGCGGATAA
- a CDS encoding AraC family transcriptional regulator, giving the protein MQMHLARVTTPGPSLTGSPPVTSGRRRMDLEIRREGPFAASFGAASDLIIIRHMGGEMTADVYYSDRVYTRSLPEGGVLVVPPNAAFRLRCAHRATNLYAALALPQGTAVARSHDQRPNLSRPMMFASDAVLGGLLDMAQDVLDLPMGAASGLLDSLASVILCHLARSHAEAHGEQQRLLSNADQTSSTMVTRAVEYMIGNLDRSITLNDVGNHVRCSASHLGRLFKTHLRASPHRYLLGLRVERAQLLLAATSLPIAHIALECGFASQEHLTRHFRRLSGTTPAAYRRAQIQA; this is encoded by the coding sequence ATGCAGATGCATTTGGCGCGGGTAACCACCCCCGGCCCCTCCCTTACGGGCTCGCCACCGGTAACCAGCGGACGCCGCCGCATGGATTTGGAGATTCGCCGGGAAGGACCGTTCGCCGCTTCGTTCGGCGCGGCTTCCGATCTTATCATCATCCGCCACATGGGCGGCGAAATGACCGCCGACGTCTATTACTCCGACCGGGTCTATACCCGCTCGCTGCCCGAAGGCGGCGTGCTGGTCGTTCCGCCCAACGCCGCCTTCAGGCTGCGCTGTGCCCATCGCGCCACCAATCTCTATGCCGCGCTCGCCCTGCCTCAAGGGACCGCCGTTGCACGCTCGCACGATCAACGGCCCAATCTCAGCCGCCCCATGATGTTCGCCTCGGATGCGGTGCTGGGCGGGCTACTGGACATGGCCCAGGACGTTCTCGATCTTCCCATGGGGGCAGCCTCGGGATTGCTCGACAGCCTGGCGAGCGTGATCCTGTGCCATCTCGCGCGCAGCCACGCCGAAGCGCATGGTGAACAGCAGCGGCTCTTGTCCAACGCTGATCAGACCTCAAGCACCATGGTCACGCGGGCGGTGGAATACATGATCGGCAATCTGGACCGGTCGATCACCCTCAACGACGTCGGGAACCATGTGCGGTGCAGCGCCTCCCATTTGGGCCGGCTGTTCAAAACGCACCTGAGGGCGTCACCCCACCGCTATCTCCTGGGCCTCCGCGTCGAACGGGCACAACTCTTGCTCGCGGCGACCAGCCTGCCCATCGCCCATATCGCGCTTGAATGTGGTTTCGCCAGCCAGGAACACCTCACGCGCCATTTCCGGCGCCTCAGCGGCACGACGCCCGCCGCCTATCGCCGCGCGCAGATCCAGGCCTAG
- the ggt gene encoding gamma-glutamyltransferase, whose protein sequence is MQLAHSGGLLISAALLASTAALAQNPPPQPEQTTAIAERESVTTDDFMVAAAHPLATQAGYDVLAAGGSAADAAVAVQTMLGLVEPQSSGLGGGAFLLYWDAEAGELTTYDAREKAPLAADETYWLDEDGEPLEFMQAVVGGRSAGVPGTPMLLEVLHDDHGTMEWAELLQPAIDTAEEGFTVTQRLADSVADAEGLDTFVQTAEYFLPGGEPIAEGSTLSNPEYAETLQLFAEQGAEPFYTGEIAEDIVAALNTNINPGILTMEDFAAYEVVRRDPVCMDYRGYEVCGMGPPSSGAYTVGQILGLLEPFDLAAMEDGVEFRHLFAEASRLAFADRGMYLADSDFVDIPTGYLDDAYLQERSTLIDPAASMGTATAGTPPGWDEALLAPDIERPRAGTSHFVIIDSAGNAISATTTIESGFGSRVMARGFLLNNELTDFSFAPEADGMPVANRVEPGKRPRSSMAPTIVFENDEPVLLTGSPGGAAIIHYTALSLISILDWDMDPQQAIDLPHVTNLNGRTNIEEGEGAEDLASGLEALGHEVNITNLNSGLHVIEITDDGLVGAADKRREGAVMGE, encoded by the coding sequence ATGCAATTGGCACACAGCGGTGGGCTGTTGATCTCGGCCGCACTCCTGGCTTCGACGGCAGCTCTCGCACAAAATCCGCCACCCCAGCCCGAACAGACCACCGCAATCGCCGAGCGCGAGTCGGTGACCACCGACGACTTCATGGTCGCCGCGGCACATCCGCTGGCCACTCAGGCCGGCTATGACGTCCTGGCCGCCGGCGGCTCTGCGGCAGACGCCGCCGTCGCGGTACAGACCATGCTGGGCTTGGTCGAACCGCAAAGCTCGGGTCTGGGCGGCGGCGCGTTCCTGCTCTATTGGGACGCCGAAGCGGGCGAGCTCACAACCTATGATGCGCGTGAAAAGGCGCCGCTCGCCGCCGATGAAACCTATTGGCTCGACGAGGACGGCGAACCGCTCGAGTTCATGCAAGCTGTGGTGGGCGGCCGCTCGGCTGGCGTGCCCGGAACGCCGATGCTGCTCGAAGTGCTCCACGACGATCATGGCACCATGGAATGGGCCGAGCTGCTCCAGCCTGCCATCGACACCGCTGAAGAGGGATTCACGGTCACCCAGCGCCTCGCGGATTCAGTTGCGGACGCGGAAGGTCTCGATACCTTCGTGCAAACCGCTGAGTATTTCCTTCCGGGCGGCGAGCCGATCGCCGAGGGTTCCACCCTATCAAATCCCGAATACGCCGAAACGCTGCAGCTCTTTGCCGAGCAGGGCGCTGAACCCTTCTATACCGGCGAGATTGCCGAAGACATCGTCGCGGCGCTCAACACCAATATCAATCCGGGCATCCTCACCATGGAGGACTTTGCAGCCTATGAGGTGGTCAGGCGCGATCCGGTGTGCATGGACTACCGCGGCTATGAAGTCTGCGGCATGGGGCCTCCGAGCTCGGGCGCATACACTGTCGGGCAGATTTTGGGTTTGCTTGAACCCTTCGATCTCGCCGCCATGGAAGATGGCGTTGAGTTCCGGCATCTGTTCGCCGAGGCGTCGCGTCTCGCCTTTGCCGATCGTGGCATGTATTTGGCCGATAGCGATTTCGTCGATATCCCTACCGGTTATCTCGATGACGCCTATCTCCAGGAACGCTCGACGCTGATCGATCCCGCAGCCTCGATGGGAACCGCCACTGCCGGCACTCCTCCGGGCTGGGACGAGGCGCTATTGGCTCCAGACATCGAGCGGCCTCGCGCCGGCACGTCGCACTTTGTCATCATCGATAGTGCGGGCAATGCGATTTCGGCGACCACCACCATCGAAAGCGGCTTCGGCAGCCGGGTGATGGCCCGCGGGTTCCTGCTCAACAACGAGCTCACCGACTTCTCCTTCGCTCCAGAAGCCGATGGCATGCCGGTGGCCAACCGGGTGGAGCCTGGGAAGCGCCCGCGCTCGTCCATGGCGCCCACAATCGTGTTCGAGAACGACGAGCCGGTGCTGCTGACCGGTAGCCCCGGCGGGGCCGCGATTATCCACTATACGGCCCTATCGCTGATCTCTATCCTCGATTGGGACATGGATCCGCAGCAAGCCATCGACCTGCCGCATGTGACCAATCTCAACGGCCGCACCAATATCGAGGAAGGCGAAGGCGCCGAAGACCTCGCTTCTGGCCTCGAAGCCCTGGGCCATGAGGTCAATATCACCAACCTCAATTCCGGCCTTCACGTCATCGAAATCACCGATGACGGACTGGTCGGCGCCGCCGACAAGCGCCGTGAAGGCGCCGTGATGGGCGAATAA
- a CDS encoding cytochrome c, protein MKHVGALVGITVLVFGTTYLFTSDWPLGGATEETAAVSEAPASQEAAEAEPAEAAPAAPAPVDETLLAEGQSLYVQCQACHGPEGQGSVGPAFAGDSNIQDVAYAVQTIVHGRGAMPAFGERFDDTEIASVATFIRNSWGNEFGGVTPEDVAAAREAGPAE, encoded by the coding sequence TTGAAGCACGTTGGCGCGCTTGTCGGCATCACCGTTCTGGTGTTCGGCACGACCTATCTTTTCACATCCGATTGGCCTTTGGGTGGGGCGACGGAAGAAACCGCAGCGGTCAGTGAGGCGCCGGCCAGCCAGGAAGCGGCAGAAGCCGAACCCGCGGAAGCCGCACCAGCCGCGCCCGCTCCGGTCGATGAAACATTGCTTGCCGAGGGACAGTCGCTTTACGTCCAATGCCAAGCCTGCCATGGTCCCGAGGGGCAGGGCAGCGTGGGTCCTGCTTTTGCAGGCGATTCCAATATCCAGGACGTCGCGTATGCCGTTCAAACCATCGTTCACGGTCGTGGTGCCATGCCGGCGTTCGGTGAGCGGTTCGATGATACCGAGATCGCTTCGGTCGCGACGTTCATCCGCAATAGCTGGGGCAATGAATTCGGCGGCGTGACGCCGGAAGACGTCGCTGCCGCACGCGAAGCCGGCCCGGCCGAATAA
- the nspC gene encoding carboxynorspermidine decarboxylase → MTLQTPYYLLDKSVLLRNLEKISYLRQASGVKCVLALKAFATWSVFDIMAEHMDGTTSSSLYEVKLGREKFGGETHAYSVAWADHEIDAAIENCDKIIFNSVNQLERYGDKAEAQGKKIGLRLNPGISHSHFLLADPARPFSRLGEWDMERVEPVLDRISGVMFHFNCENDEYESLDALLSKIEARFADVLHKLEWVSLGGGIRFTSDNYPIEKLAQRLKEMSERYGIQLYLEPGEASVTKSTTLEVTVLDVVYNGKHVAIVDSSTEAHMLDLLTYSEYTSVAPNTGPHTYIVCGKTCLAGDIFGEFQFETELKAGDRISFLDAGGYTMVKKNWFNGVQMPSIAVRHLDGQVELVREFTFEDYAQSLS, encoded by the coding sequence TTGACGCTACAGACACCCTATTATCTGCTCGACAAGTCGGTACTTCTCCGCAACCTGGAAAAAATATCGTATTTGCGTCAGGCATCGGGCGTCAAATGCGTCCTTGCGCTCAAGGCTTTCGCCACCTGGTCGGTCTTCGACATCATGGCGGAGCACATGGATGGCACGACCTCGTCCTCGCTTTATGAAGTGAAGCTCGGCCGCGAGAAATTCGGCGGCGAGACCCATGCCTATTCGGTGGCCTGGGCCGATCACGAGATCGATGCAGCGATCGAAAACTGCGACAAGATCATCTTCAACTCGGTCAACCAACTCGAGCGCTATGGCGATAAGGCCGAGGCTCAGGGCAAGAAGATCGGTCTGCGTCTAAATCCGGGGATTTCGCATTCCCACTTTCTCCTCGCCGATCCGGCGCGCCCCTTTTCGCGCCTCGGGGAATGGGACATGGAGCGGGTGGAACCGGTGCTCGATCGCATCTCGGGCGTGATGTTCCACTTCAATTGCGAGAACGACGAATACGAAAGCCTCGATGCGCTGCTGAGCAAGATCGAGGCACGTTTTGCCGATGTTCTCCATAAGCTGGAATGGGTTAGCCTGGGCGGCGGAATCCGTTTTACAAGTGATAATTACCCGATCGAAAAGCTTGCGCAGCGCCTCAAGGAAATGAGCGAGCGCTACGGGATCCAGCTCTACCTGGAGCCCGGCGAGGCCTCGGTCACCAAGTCCACGACGCTTGAAGTGACGGTGCTCGACGTCGTCTATAACGGCAAGCACGTGGCCATCGTTGACAGCTCGACCGAGGCGCATATGCTCGATCTGCTGACATATAGCGAATATACCAGCGTGGCCCCCAATACCGGGCCGCACACGTATATTGTCTGCGGCAAAACCTGTCTTGCCGGAGACATTTTTGGAGAGTTCCAGTTCGAGACTGAGCTCAAGGCCGGGGACCGTATCTCCTTCCTCGATGCCGGCGGCTACACAATGGTCAAGAAGAACTGGTTCAACGGGGTCCAGATGCCGTCTATCGCGGTACGTCACCTGGACGGGCAGGTGGAACTCGTTCGCGAGTTCACGTTTGAGGACTACGCGCAGAGCCTGTCGTAA
- a CDS encoding saccharopine dehydrogenase family protein, whose protein sequence is MKKNVLIIGAGGVAQVVAHKCAMANDVLGDIHIASRTLAKCQDIVSSVLEKKSLKKPGIIEAHQLDALDIEATKALIAKTRSQIVINVGSAFINMSVLEACIAMGVAYIDTAIHEEPNKICETPPWYGNYEWKRRERCEKAGVTAILGAGFDPGVVNAYAALAVEEYFDTVDSIDIIDINAGSHGRYFATNFDPEINFREFTGVVYSWQDSQWQTNKMFEVSRTDDLPVVGEHTSYLSGHDELHSLSRNLDVPDIRFWMGFGEHYINVFTVLKNLGLLSEQPIKTAEGLEVVPLKVVKAVLPDPSSLAPNYTGKTCIGDLVKGKKDGEDREVFIYNVADHEEAYAEVGSQGISYTAGVPPVAAAILVAKGVWDVHKMVNVEELPPQPFLGLLNKMGLQTSIRDENGERDLSFEDWTTPLPAATGRVASKR, encoded by the coding sequence TTGAAAAAGAACGTACTGATCATTGGTGCCGGAGGTGTGGCGCAGGTCGTCGCCCATAAGTGTGCAATGGCTAACGATGTGCTCGGCGATATCCATATCGCTTCGCGCACCCTAGCCAAATGCCAGGATATCGTCTCGAGTGTTCTCGAGAAGAAGTCGCTCAAAAAACCCGGCATTATCGAGGCCCATCAGCTTGATGCCCTCGATATCGAAGCGACCAAGGCCCTGATCGCGAAGACGCGGTCTCAGATTGTCATCAACGTCGGTTCCGCCTTCATCAACATGTCGGTCCTCGAGGCCTGCATTGCGATGGGCGTGGCTTACATCGACACCGCCATCCACGAAGAGCCCAACAAGATTTGTGAGACGCCGCCCTGGTACGGCAATTACGAATGGAAGCGTCGTGAGCGGTGCGAGAAGGCCGGTGTGACCGCCATTCTGGGCGCCGGGTTCGATCCCGGCGTGGTCAATGCCTATGCGGCGCTAGCCGTGGAAGAGTACTTCGATACGGTCGACTCGATCGATATCATCGACATCAATGCCGGATCGCACGGCCGCTATTTCGCGACCAATTTCGACCCGGAGATCAACTTCCGCGAATTCACCGGCGTGGTCTATTCCTGGCAGGACAGCCAGTGGCAGACCAACAAGATGTTCGAGGTCTCCCGCACCGATGACCTTCCGGTCGTGGGTGAACACACCTCGTATCTCTCCGGTCATGACGAGTTGCACTCGCTCTCGCGCAATCTCGACGTGCCCGACATCCGGTTCTGGATGGGGTTTGGCGAGCACTACATCAATGTCTTTACCGTCTTGAAGAATCTTGGCCTGCTCTCTGAGCAGCCGATTAAGACCGCCGAAGGCCTCGAAGTCGTGCCGCTCAAGGTGGTGAAGGCCGTGCTGCCCGATCCCTCTTCGCTCGCGCCCAACTACACCGGCAAGACCTGCATCGGTGATCTGGTCAAGGGCAAGAAGGATGGGGAAGACCGTGAGGTCTTCATCTACAACGTCGCCGATCACGAAGAAGCCTATGCTGAAGTGGGCAGCCAGGGCATTTCCTATACTGCCGGCGTGCCGCCGGTGGCCGCGGCGATCCTGGTCGCCAAGGGCGTCTGGGATGTCCACAAGATGGTCAATGTGGAAGAACTGCCCCCGCAGCCCTTCCTTGGCCTGCTCAACAAGATGGGTCTGCAGACCTCGATCCGTGACGAGAATGGCGAACGCGACCTCTCGTTCGAGGATTGGACGACCCCGCTTCCCGCTGCAACGGGCCGGGTTGCCAGCAAGCGCTGA
- a CDS encoding MDR family MFS transporter, with protein sequence MSPTDVNGAAAPSTPLSDSETSARNRLVIALLLVSAFVVILNETIMSVAIPHLMEDLGVTASAAQWLTSAFMLTMAVVIPITGYLLQRLNTRPVFILAMTLFSAGTLLSGIAPGFEVLLVGRIVQACGTAIMMPLLMTTVMNLVAPESRGRTMGNISIVISVAPALGPTIGGFILEHLEWRWMFYLVLPIAVASLALGTAKIQNVSTPTKAPLDVLSVILSALGFGGLVYGLSSLGGDASHGAGPSIFPAWLPVLVGIVGLGLFVARQFSLQKRDAALLDLRTFATPVFTVSVVMMAISMMAMFGSLILLPIYMQNVLGLDASQTGLMLLPGGLVMGLMAPFVGRLFDRFGPTVLIVPGTVLVSVVLWTLTTVNQSTSVMFILALHVTLSVGLALMFTPLFTSSLGSLPRHLYSHGSAVIGTVQQVAGAAGIAVFVSLMTLRTTDLIASGVEVVPATSQGIQLAFLCGAIISLFAIVAAFFIRRPPSPPVGEPAFGH encoded by the coding sequence ATGTCACCGACCGATGTGAACGGCGCGGCTGCGCCCTCGACGCCATTGAGCGACAGCGAAACCTCGGCCCGTAACAGGCTGGTCATCGCGCTTTTGCTGGTTTCGGCCTTCGTCGTGATTCTCAACGAGACCATCATGAGCGTGGCCATTCCGCACCTGATGGAAGATCTCGGCGTCACGGCCAGTGCCGCGCAATGGCTCACTTCGGCGTTCATGCTGACCATGGCCGTTGTTATCCCGATCACCGGCTATCTGCTGCAGCGGCTCAACACTCGACCCGTCTTCATCCTCGCCATGACCCTGTTCAGCGCGGGCACCTTGCTTTCCGGTATTGCACCGGGCTTCGAGGTGCTGCTGGTCGGCCGTATCGTGCAGGCCTGCGGCACCGCAATCATGATGCCGTTGCTCATGACCACGGTGATGAATCTCGTTGCGCCGGAATCGCGCGGGCGCACCATGGGCAACATCTCCATCGTCATCTCGGTAGCGCCGGCCCTCGGTCCCACCATTGGCGGGTTCATTCTCGAGCATCTCGAATGGCGGTGGATGTTCTATCTGGTGCTTCCGATCGCCGTCGCTTCGCTGGCGCTCGGCACTGCCAAGATCCAGAACGTTTCGACGCCGACCAAGGCACCGCTCGACGTGCTCTCGGTCATTTTGTCGGCCCTGGGCTTTGGCGGGCTGGTCTATGGTCTCTCCAGCCTGGGTGGCGATGCGTCGCACGGGGCTGGGCCGTCGATATTCCCGGCCTGGCTGCCCGTTCTCGTGGGAATCGTCGGTCTGGGGCTATTCGTTGCCCGCCAGTTCTCGCTGCAAAAGCGTGACGCGGCACTTCTCGACTTGCGCACCTTCGCCACTCCGGTTTTTACTGTCAGCGTGGTGATGATGGCGATCTCGATGATGGCGATGTTCGGTTCGCTGATCCTTTTGCCCATCTATATGCAGAACGTGCTCGGACTCGATGCGTCCCAAACCGGCCTCATGCTTCTGCCGGGCGGTCTCGTCATGGGCTTGATGGCCCCGTTCGTGGGACGGCTGTTCGACCGGTTCGGACCTACGGTTCTCATCGTGCCGGGAACGGTACTGGTGAGCGTGGTGCTCTGGACCCTCACAACCGTCAACCAGTCGACATCGGTGATGTTCATTCTGGCTCTGCATGTGACGCTCAGCGTTGGGTTGGCGCTCATGTTCACGCCGCTCTTCACTTCAAGCCTGGGATCGTTGCCGCGCCACCTCTATTCCCACGGCAGCGCGGTGATCGGCACCGTGCAGCAGGTGGCCGGCGCGGCAGGCATTGCCGTCTTTGTTTCGCTGATGACATTGCGGACCACAGATCTCATCGCCAGCGGCGTCGAGGTGGTTCCGGCCACCTCACAGGGCATTCAGCTCGCCTTCCTATGCGGCGCGATCATCTCGCTCTTTGCCATCGTTGCTGCATTCTTCATCCGTCGTCCGCCCAGCCCGCCCGTGGGTGAGCCGGCCTTCGGACACTGA